A genomic region of Rhipicephalus sanguineus isolate Rsan-2018 chromosome 1, BIME_Rsan_1.4, whole genome shotgun sequence contains the following coding sequences:
- the LOC119372125 gene encoding alpha-(1,3)-fucosyltransferase C-like: MPCATSKCFWVVAVAVPVVLLTLGTLYMIYVPHTTTQPLSYWYPWRQRPPSVGYAFPRIFLWNPVDGDRCPRVQDRLMMECGEFNTTKKHCYITKDPIYHVVSDAIVVEASRLDPYKLPRRRHQEQRWVYSTLAGEPTNSSLALTLVSGMFNWTMSHRDDADVVVPYVKWQKRSHFIPMPREFLLEAIDAKTKSVAWFVSTCEEPLRHNVESIRYHPLPRSSENFMAHVNQTFDVFMFSDCGRPLCNSIDDCVQMAAKDFYFVFVLETSPCFHHPMEMISAAFKYNIVPIYFGKTALGDSVPQGSVYDTSQEPTAFDIVDKLNVMRDDVDTYLSYFAWKEKLYQFQEHPMCALCDALYASAAGSSATTDILSWWRRRPECDYVIPSPGGPIINTKLTPYGIYFVPAEHADIPGRVIRPPKARHPNTSTTTLASTTISTQMPLPLEVNEDLGHDHDDIL, encoded by the coding sequence ATGCCATGTGCGACGTCGAAGTGCTTCTGGGTCGTCGCCGTCGCTGTACCTGTAGTGCTGCTGACATTGGGGACCCTGTACATGATCTACGTTCCGCACACCACCACGCAGCCCCTCAGCTACTGGTATCCCTGGCGACAACGCCCTCCCAGCGTGGGTTATGCGTTTCCCCGCATCTTCCTCTGGAATCCAGTGGACGGGGACCGTTGTCCGCGAGTGCAAGATCGACTTATGATGGAATGTGGCGAgttcaacacaactaaaaagcaTTGCTACATTACAAAGGACCCTATTTACCACGTTGTCAGTGACGCTATCGTTGTCGAAGCGTCTCGCTTGGACCCTTACAAGCTGCCGAGGCGCCGGCACCAGGAACAGCGGTGGGTGTACTCCACCCTAGCAGGAGAACCTACAAACTCGTCGTTGGCTTTAACGCTAGTTTCTGGAATGTTTAACTGGACAATGTCCCACAGAGACGATGCGGACGTCGTCGTTCCCTACGTCAAGTGGCAGAAGCGCTCACATTTTATTCCAATGCCTCGCGAATTTCTTCTCGAGGCCATCGATGCGAAAACTAAAAGCGTTGCCTGGTTTGTGAGCACGTGCGAAGAGCCGCTGCGCCATAACGTTGAAAGCATCCGCTACCATCCTCTGCCCAGAAGCTCTGAAAATTTCATGGCACACGTCAACCAAACGTTCGACGTTTTCATGTTTTCCGATTGTGGTCGCCCGCTGTGCAATTCCATTGATGACTGTGTGCAGATGGCGGCGAAGGACTTCTACTTTGTATTCGTTCTCGAGACCTCTCCCTGTTTCCATCACCCGATGGAGATGATATCCGCCGCCTTCAAGTACAACATCGTTCCCATCTACTTTGGCAAGACAGCCCTCGGCGATAGTGTGCCCCAGGGGTCCGTCTACGACACTTCGCAGGAGCCGACCGCATTTGATATCGTCGACAAGCTCAACGTTATGCGTGACGACGTGGACACGTATCTGTCGTACTTTGCATGGAAAGAGAAGCTATACCAGTTTCAGGAACACCCAATGTGCGCGCTCTGCGACGCTCTGTACGCAAGTGCCGCGGGCTCCTCTGCCACTACCGACATCTTGTCCTGGTGGCGACGGCGTCCAGAGTGCGATTACGTCATTCCAAGCCCGGGCGGTCCCATCATTAACACGAAGCTTACCCCGTACGGAATATACTTCGTGCCCGCTGAACACGCGGACATCCCGGGCCGAGTCATTAGACCTCCGAAAGCACGGCATCCAAATACGTCAACTACAACCTTAGCGTCGACTACAATCTCAACTCAAATGCCTCTTCCACTTGAAGTCAACGAAGACTTAGGACATGACCACGACGATATATTGTAA